Proteins encoded in a region of the Clostridium butyricum genome:
- a CDS encoding helix-turn-helix domain-containing protein yields MSIIVNLDVMMAKRKMSSTELAQKLGITMANLSILKNNKAKAIRFTTLNEICKILNCQPGDILEYKED; encoded by the coding sequence ATGTCTATTATAGTAAACTTAGATGTAATGATGGCCAAAAGAAAAATGAGTTCTACAGAACTTGCACAAAAACTAGGAATTACAATGGCCAATCTCTCAATACTAAAAAATAACAAAGCGAAAGCAATTAGATTTACAACTTTAAATGAAATATGTAAGATATTAAATTGCCAACCTGGTGATATTTTGGAATATAAAGAAGATTAA
- a CDS encoding DUF2975 domain-containing protein, with translation MNKNFSSNLLNKIITTGIILTFLALLSTPLILTAIFKSRLGIINSNIPISISIGLYICAIPYIIALFILKKISKQIAIKDPFNIKIPILLEQISFCAFSEIILFNIVCIVLYYVFNIYLYGITIMSSIVVSFVSLAIGVLSIVLSQLIKIAIEIKDENDKTI, from the coding sequence ATGAATAAAAATTTTAGTTCAAATTTATTAAATAAAATTATTACAACTGGAATAATTTTAACTTTTTTAGCACTCCTATCTACTCCATTAATATTAACAGCAATATTTAAGAGTAGATTAGGAATTATTAATTCCAATATCCCAATTAGTATATCTATAGGACTATATATCTGTGCTATTCCTTATATTATTGCATTGTTCATTTTAAAGAAAATCTCTAAGCAAATAGCAATTAAAGATCCATTTAATATAAAAATACCTATACTTTTAGAACAAATATCATTTTGTGCTTTTAGTGAAATTATTTTATTCAACATCGTATGTATTGTTCTATATTATGTTTTTAATATATACTTATATGGAATAACTATTATGTCATCTATTGTGGTTTCCTTTGTTTCGTTAGCTATTGGAGTACTAAGTATTGTATTAAGTCAACTAATTAAAATAGCTATTGAAATAAAAGATGAAAATGATAAAACTATTTAA
- a CDS encoding heavy metal translocating P-type ATPase, which yields MKTIIEKIEYLLEFGGIKKEIILLIISGIALLISVFDLIQLQFDIAWVAIILCGIPIILEGIIGLITEFDIKADVLVSIALIAAICIGEHFAAGEVAFIMQLGALLEDLTVAKARAGIEKLVHLTPQTARVIYNKSEEVIQVEKVKVNDVLRVLPGETIPLDGVIISGQTSVNQAVMTGESLPVDKTLGDDVSSGTVNQFGVFEMRVTKAEEDSSIQRMIRLVQSADAGKAKIVGLADRWATWIVVIALVSALLTWIISGEIIRAVTILVVFCPCALVLATPTAIMAAIGNATKHGFLVREGDALERLASVSKIAFDKTGTLTYGTPRVLGVKSIYSNINENDLYYYAACAESLSEHPLGKAVVKSYKEKFNNLNSIAEDFYMIPGSGIKASVDGKKILAGNALLMKEDCVIIPKEATEQADKYLREGCTIIYIAVDGVLSGFLALSDTIRKESEGMINKLFNIQVHPVLLTGDNESAAGSISNMLNIKELYANCLPEDKLNWINKYQENEFKVCMIGDGINDAPALKKADVGIAMGGVGSDIAVDAADIVLVDDDIKELPHLLALSKRMMVTIKYNLIFSMVLNFIAIILAISGILNPVFGALVHNAGSVFVIINSALLLKWK from the coding sequence ATGAAAACTATAATAGAAAAGATAGAATATTTATTAGAATTTGGTGGAATAAAGAAAGAAATTATTCTGCTTATAATTTCAGGTATAGCACTACTTATAAGTGTTTTTGACTTAATTCAATTACAATTTGATATAGCATGGGTAGCAATAATTCTTTGTGGAATACCTATAATACTAGAAGGGATTATTGGACTTATTACAGAATTTGATATTAAAGCAGATGTACTTGTATCAATTGCTTTAATTGCAGCTATATGTATTGGAGAACATTTTGCAGCAGGTGAAGTTGCTTTTATTATGCAGCTTGGAGCTTTGCTAGAGGATTTGACTGTAGCAAAGGCACGAGCAGGTATTGAAAAGCTTGTTCATCTTACACCACAGACTGCACGAGTTATATATAATAAAAGTGAAGAGGTTATTCAAGTTGAAAAAGTAAAGGTAAATGATGTTCTTAGGGTTTTACCAGGAGAAACTATTCCACTAGATGGTGTAATAATTTCTGGGCAGACATCTGTAAATCAAGCGGTAATGACAGGAGAATCACTTCCAGTGGACAAGACATTAGGAGATGATGTTTCTAGTGGTACTGTAAACCAATTTGGTGTATTTGAAATGCGGGTAACAAAAGCTGAAGAAGATAGTTCTATTCAGCGAATGATTAGACTTGTCCAGTCAGCCGATGCTGGAAAAGCAAAAATAGTAGGACTTGCAGACAGATGGGCAACGTGGATTGTTGTAATTGCATTGGTATCTGCATTACTTACATGGATTATTTCAGGAGAGATTATTCGTGCAGTTACAATTTTAGTAGTGTTCTGTCCTTGTGCATTGGTACTGGCAACACCTACTGCTATTATGGCGGCTATTGGTAATGCTACAAAGCATGGGTTTCTTGTGCGAGAAGGTGATGCATTAGAGCGATTGGCTTCTGTTTCAAAAATTGCTTTTGATAAAACAGGTACATTGACTTATGGTACTCCACGAGTATTAGGTGTAAAGTCAATTTATTCTAATATAAATGAGAATGATTTGTATTATTATGCAGCTTGTGCAGAGTCTCTTTCAGAGCATCCATTAGGTAAAGCTGTTGTAAAATCTTATAAAGAAAAATTTAATAATTTAAATTCAATAGCAGAAGATTTTTATATGATACCAGGGAGCGGAATTAAAGCTAGTGTTGATGGTAAAAAAATACTTGCAGGTAATGCATTGCTTATGAAAGAAGACTGTGTAATAATTCCAAAAGAAGCAACAGAACAAGCAGATAAGTATTTAAGAGAAGGATGTACTATAATTTATATTGCAGTTGATGGAGTTCTTTCAGGATTTTTAGCATTATCTGATACTATTCGAAAAGAGAGCGAAGGTATGATTAATAAATTATTTAACATTCAGGTACATCCTGTCTTATTGACTGGTGATAATGAAAGTGCTGCTGGATCTATTTCTAATATGCTTAATATTAAAGAGTTATATGCAAATTGTCTTCCAGAAGATAAATTAAATTGGATTAATAAATATCAAGAGAATGAATTTAAAGTATGTATGATTGGAGATGGAATCAATGATGCTCCAGCTTTGAAAAAAGCAGATGTTGGAATTGCAATGGGGGGAGTAGGTAGTGATATTGCAGTAGATGCAGCCGATATAGTTTTAGTAGATGATGATATTAAAGAACTTCCACATCTTCTAGCATTATCAAAAAGAATGATGGTAACAATAAAATATAATCTTATATTTTCCATGGTATTAAATTTTATTGCGATTATACTTGCTATTAGTGGTATTTTAAATCCAGTTTTTGGGGCATTAGTTCATAATGCTGGTTCTGTATTTGTTATAATTAATTCAGCGTTGTTGCTAAAATGGAAATAA
- a CDS encoding hydantoinase/oxoprolinase family protein produces the protein MKKNNNVRVGIDVGGTHTKAVAIDNDTHKIIGKSSVKTTHDDKFGVAAGVVKAFKNCLEENNIDAKDVVFVAHSTTQATNALLEGDVDHVGVIGIVGRGIEGYLAKKQVALKDINLGTGRIIKISNTIIKRKNLTKENIIDKINELKGLGVEVLVVSMAFGVDDMTEEVRVAKVAEEMGMPITIASDITKLYGLTRRTKTAAINASILPKMLDTSNSTEKSVRSTGVDVPLMIMRGDGGAMDISEMKKRPILTMLSGPAASVMGSLMYLRVSNGIYFEVGGTSTNIGVIKNGRPAIDYSIVDGHKTYVSSLDVQVLGVAGGSMIRADSEKIIDVGPRSAHIAGMDYAVFTPEEEIIEPTLEFFAPKDGDPEDYVAIRLKSGKRITITNSCAANVLGLITSEDFSYGNVESARKAMKPLADYLGKTVEEVAELILRKSFEKIQPVILELIDKYKLDNSQISLIGVGGGASSLIKYCASKMDIKYSIPDNAEVISSIGVALAMVRDVVERIVPSPTQQDIRNIRAEVINKAIESGASPDTIDVHIEIDSNTSRLIAIATGSTEVKSTDLLKECSEFEAKELASEDMGISKEEVSLIEKNKYFYVFGGEYKNKNQIRIVDKKGFIKVQRNSGSACKVKVEAYKDAVKSLWEELTVYKSDSVLRPDFYLCIGPRVMDFASGSDFEQMLMIMDVSVQMADPKEEILIIGAKNEI, from the coding sequence ATGAAAAAAAATAATAATGTCAGGGTTGGAATAGATGTTGGAGGCACTCACACAAAAGCTGTAGCAATTGATAATGATACACATAAGATTATAGGAAAATCATCAGTTAAAACAACACATGATGATAAATTTGGAGTTGCAGCGGGAGTGGTAAAGGCTTTTAAAAATTGTTTAGAAGAAAATAATATAGATGCGAAAGATGTGGTGTTTGTAGCACATAGCACTACTCAGGCTACCAATGCATTACTTGAAGGTGATGTGGATCATGTTGGAGTAATAGGAATTGTAGGAAGAGGCATTGAAGGATATTTAGCAAAAAAACAGGTTGCACTTAAAGATATAAATTTGGGGACCGGAAGAATAATAAAGATATCAAATACAATAATTAAAAGGAAAAATTTAACAAAAGAAAATATAATTGATAAAATAAATGAACTTAAAGGTTTAGGAGTAGAAGTTCTTGTGGTATCAATGGCTTTTGGTGTTGATGATATGACAGAAGAAGTTAGAGTTGCAAAGGTTGCAGAAGAAATGGGTATGCCTATAACTATTGCATCAGATATTACAAAGTTATATGGACTTACAAGAAGAACAAAAACAGCAGCAATAAATGCCAGTATACTTCCTAAAATGCTTGATACATCAAATAGTACTGAAAAATCAGTCCGTAGTACAGGAGTGGATGTACCTCTTATGATAATGCGTGGTGATGGTGGTGCAATGGATATTAGTGAAATGAAAAAAAGACCAATACTTACTATGCTTTCAGGTCCAGCTGCAAGTGTCATGGGATCCCTAATGTATCTAAGAGTATCTAATGGGATTTATTTTGAAGTTGGAGGTACATCAACCAATATAGGTGTAATTAAGAATGGAAGACCTGCAATAGATTATTCTATAGTGGATGGACATAAAACCTATGTAAGTTCTTTAGATGTTCAGGTTTTAGGTGTTGCTGGAGGAAGCATGATACGTGCGGATTCAGAAAAAATAATTGATGTAGGTCCAAGAAGTGCTCATATTGCAGGAATGGATTATGCAGTATTTACTCCTGAAGAAGAAATAATTGAACCCACGTTAGAATTCTTTGCACCTAAAGATGGTGATCCTGAGGATTATGTTGCAATAAGATTAAAGAGCGGAAAGAGAATTACAATTACAAATAGTTGTGCAGCTAATGTACTTGGTTTGATTACTTCAGAGGATTTTTCATACGGAAATGTAGAATCAGCAAGGAAGGCAATGAAACCATTAGCAGACTATCTTGGAAAAACAGTTGAAGAAGTGGCCGAACTGATACTTAGAAAATCTTTTGAGAAGATACAGCCAGTTATATTAGAACTAATAGATAAATATAAGCTTGATAATAGTCAGATATCACTTATAGGTGTTGGAGGTGGTGCTTCATCTCTTATTAAGTATTGCGCTTCTAAAATGGACATAAAATATAGCATACCTGATAATGCAGAAGTAATTTCATCTATTGGTGTAGCACTTGCCATGGTTAGAGATGTTGTAGAAAGAATAGTTCCAAGTCCAACTCAACAAGACATAAGAAATATAAGGGCGGAAGTAATAAATAAAGCAATAGAAAGTGGTGCTTCGCCAGATACAATTGATGTGCATATTGAAATTGATTCTAATACATCTAGACTTATTGCAATAGCAACAGGTTCTACAGAAGTTAAATCTACAGATTTATTAAAAGAATGTAGTGAATTTGAAGCAAAAGAACTAGCAAGTGAGGATATGGGTATTTCTAAAGAAGAAGTTTCTCTTATAGAGAAGAATAAATATTTTTATGTTTTTGGTGGAGAATATAAAAATAAGAATCAAATAAGGATTGTTGATAAAAAAGGGTTTATAAAAGTTCAGAGAAATTCAGGATCTGCATGTAAAGTAAAAGTAGAGGCTTATAAAGATGCGGTAAAGAGTCTTTGGGAAGAACTTACAGTGTATAAATCAGATAGTGTTTTAAGACCAGATTTTTATCTGTGTATAGGACCAAGAGTTATGGATTTTGCATCAGGAAGTGATTTTGAACAAATGCTTATGATTATGGATGTAAGTGTACAAATGGCAGACCCAAAAGAAGAAATTTTAATTATAGGAGCAAAAAATGAAATCTAA
- a CDS encoding AAA family ATPase: protein MRRLILVTSPPACGKTFISKEISKALKPIVYLDKDTLIGLSNQVFKVAGEENNRSSDFFEENIRNTEYEVVIDLALEALDYCDTVLINAPFTREIRNLEYMDKFRNKLKENDCELVVIWVETDKEVCHQRMIERNSDRDTWKLENWDEYISGCNFEKPVGIPELRVFKNSSMEEFNQSMAELVAYFKN, encoded by the coding sequence ATGAGAAGATTAATATTAGTAACATCACCACCAGCATGTGGAAAAACATTTATTTCTAAAGAGATATCAAAAGCTCTTAAACCTATTGTTTACTTAGATAAAGATACGCTAATAGGGTTATCTAATCAAGTATTCAAAGTTGCAGGAGAAGAAAACAATAGAAGTTCAGATTTCTTTGAAGAAAACATCAGAAATACTGAATATGAAGTTGTAATTGACTTAGCATTAGAAGCTTTAGATTACTGTGATACAGTATTGATTAATGCTCCATTTACAAGAGAAATAAGAAATCTTGAATATATGGATAAATTTAGAAATAAGCTTAAAGAAAACGACTGTGAATTAGTTGTTATCTGGGTTGAAACAGATAAAGAAGTTTGTCATCAAAGAATGATTGAACGTAACTCAGATAGAGATACATGGAAGTTAGAAAACTGGGATGAATACATATCAGGATGTAACTTTGAAAAACCAGTTGGTATTCCTGAATTAAGAGTATTTAAAAACTCATCTATGGAAGAATTCAACCAATCAATGGCTGAATTAGTAGCATATTTTAAAAATTAA
- a CDS encoding LysR family transcriptional regulator, with the protein MIVITIEQIQYFLAVKKYNGFSPAAHELCISQSSLSKQIKSLETELDTILFDRTSRITKLTCAGEDFYVYALKFLDDYNKIIQGMKKHSISKKTTLNIGTIAVISQYGLASVLASFKSKYPNIDINIFEEENEAVLSMLKNSEIDLAIVRDFNLEKKLFNITHIADDELVVVTSNDHPFTKKKYISFGDLKHEDLIICSKSGVYDICLDECSKLGFTPNVIYNINKIETILGLVSEGLGITLIVNNVLKPFSSHNIAVHPLKDPINSNLALVSNINTSRRKEINAFREFLLKNSQK; encoded by the coding sequence GTGATTGTTATTACTATTGAACAAATTCAATATTTTCTAGCTGTAAAAAAATACAATGGATTTTCTCCTGCAGCTCATGAGTTATGTATATCACAGTCTTCGTTATCAAAACAGATAAAATCTCTTGAAACCGAACTAGATACTATATTGTTTGATAGAACCTCAAGAATTACAAAACTCACTTGTGCTGGTGAAGATTTTTATGTATATGCATTAAAATTTTTAGATGATTACAATAAAATTATTCAAGGAATGAAAAAGCATTCTATTTCAAAGAAAACAACATTAAACATAGGAACAATAGCAGTTATATCACAATACGGTTTAGCATCTGTCCTAGCTTCTTTCAAAAGTAAATATCCTAACATAGATATAAATATTTTTGAAGAAGAAAATGAAGCTGTTTTAAGCATGCTTAAGAATTCTGAAATTGATCTTGCTATTGTAAGAGATTTTAATTTAGAAAAAAAATTATTCAATATAACACATATAGCTGATGATGAATTAGTTGTTGTAACTTCTAATGATCATCCATTTACAAAGAAAAAATATATTTCTTTTGGAGATTTAAAACACGAAGATCTTATAATTTGTTCTAAATCTGGTGTTTATGATATATGTCTAGATGAATGTTCTAAATTAGGTTTTACTCCAAATGTTATATACAACATAAATAAGATTGAAACCATATTAGGTCTTGTTTCAGAAGGGCTTGGTATAACTTTAATTGTAAATAATGTTTTAAAGCCCTTTAGCAGTCATAATATAGCTGTTCATCCTCTGAAAGACCCCATAAATTCAAATCTGGCACTTGTTTCTAATATCAATACTAGTAGACGTAAAGAAATTAACGCATTCAGAGAATTTTTACTTAAAAATTCCCAAAAATAA
- a CDS encoding Gfo/Idh/MocA family protein: MKKFDKVVWGMVGCGVVTEKKSGPGLYKSENSELKAVFDLDYDRACDYAKRHGVPVVYKTVEEMLVDPEINAVYLPTPPKFHKDYSMKCLEAGKIPYTEKPMALTYEECEEMIKKSQEVNLPIYVAFYRRGMAKYMKIKEIIESGKLGKINFVHLRQFMKVEDIDLDRENLPWRLKPEAAGGGKFVDMVAHVLDIVEYLFGKIENVSGMAENYGGYYDVEDTVNAIFKTESGVMGNGIWCYVADHDEEEMLIVGDKGRISTTGLFYGPIKVIVDGIEEIIDYQEPEHVAQPYIQTIVNELIGKEKSPADLESAAHVIKVMDEILEEYRKRYN, translated from the coding sequence ATGAAAAAGTTTGATAAAGTCGTATGGGGCATGGTTGGATGCGGTGTTGTAACTGAAAAGAAAAGTGGTCCAGGTTTATATAAATCTGAAAACTCAGAATTAAAGGCAGTTTTTGATTTAGATTATGATAGAGCTTGTGATTATGCTAAAAGACATGGAGTTCCAGTTGTTTATAAGACTGTAGAAGAAATGCTTGTTGATCCAGAAATCAATGCAGTATATCTTCCAACACCACCGAAGTTTCACAAAGATTACTCAATGAAGTGTTTAGAAGCTGGAAAGATTCCTTATACAGAAAAGCCAATGGCTCTTACATATGAAGAATGTGAAGAAATGATTAAGAAGTCACAAGAAGTTAACTTACCTATATATGTAGCGTTCTATAGAAGAGGTATGGCTAAGTACATGAAGATTAAAGAAATAATTGAAAGTGGAAAGCTAGGAAAAATAAACTTTGTTCACTTAAGACAGTTTATGAAGGTTGAAGATATCGATTTAGATAGAGAAAACTTACCTTGGAGATTAAAACCAGAAGCAGCTGGCGGCGGAAAGTTCGTTGATATGGTTGCTCACGTATTAGATATCGTTGAATATTTATTTGGTAAGATTGAAAATGTAAGTGGTATGGCTGAAAACTATGGTGGATACTATGATGTAGAAGATACAGTAAATGCTATTTTCAAAACTGAAAGTGGAGTAATGGGTAATGGAATATGGTGTTACGTTGCTGACCACGATGAAGAAGAAATGTTAATAGTAGGAGATAAGGGTAGAATAAGTACTACTGGTTTATTCTATGGTCCTATAAAGGTTATAGTTGATGGTATTGAAGAAATTATAGACTATCAAGAACCAGAACACGTTGCTCAACCTTATATTCAAACAATAGTTAATGAATTAATAGGAAAAGAAAAGTCTCCAGCAGACTTAGAAAGTGCAGCTCACGTTATTAAGGTAATGGATGAGATTTTAGAAGAATATAGAAAAAGATATAATTAA
- a CDS encoding YhcH/YjgK/YiaL family protein → MIFGNIKSNENISSYPKAIQKAIQYLKENDLVNAVPGRYELDGDNMILQILDVETTERCNLRPEVHETYIDVQFLAKGKELIGCYPDMGDNEVDENLLETRDLIFYKNNENARETHLEMEEGSYAVFYPHDVHIPAIMKDESMVIRKIVIKVKVSTL, encoded by the coding sequence ATGATCTTTGGTAATATAAAATCAAATGAAAATATATCAAGTTATCCAAAAGCTATTCAAAAAGCTATTCAGTATCTAAAAGAAAATGATTTAGTGAATGCAGTTCCAGGAAGATATGAATTGGATGGAGATAATATGATATTACAGATTTTAGATGTAGAAACAACTGAAAGATGTAATTTACGTCCAGAAGTTCATGAAACTTATATTGATGTTCAATTCCTTGCAAAAGGAAAAGAATTAATAGGATGTTACCCAGATATGGGAGACAATGAAGTTGATGAAAATCTTTTAGAAACAAGGGATCTTATTTTCTATAAGAATAATGAAAATGCAAGAGAAACTCATCTAGAAATGGAAGAAGGCTCATATGCTGTATTCTATCCACATGATGTTCATATTCCTGCAATAATGAAAGACGAATCTATGGTAATTAGAAAAATAGTTATTAAGGTTAAAGTATCGACATTATAA
- a CDS encoding alanine/glycine:cation symporter family protein has product MLLSNLLSGSTMVQEIFQKIDDIIWGPPLLILLVGTGIYLTLRLKLLQIFKLPLALKYVFGKDDEKTNDQAHGDVSSFGALCTALSATIGTGNIVGVATAITAGGPGALLWMWLAAFFGMATKYAEGVLAIKYREKDENGQMAGGPMYYIQNGLGMKWLAKLFALFGIGVAFFGIGTFGQVNSIAAAAATFNVPLIVTAVIVTALVAMVTLGGIKRISKVSETVVPFMAGAYILAAVVVLICNYRSIIPALSLIITSAFNPSAVGGGVLGITVGMAIQRGVGRGVFSNESGLGSAPIAAAAAKTNSAVRQGLISMTGTFFDTIIICTMTGLAIVITSGETGIFTAGSALAGAQVTTAAFTNSIGTVGKYIVNIGLVFFAFTTILGWNYYGERCTQYLFGVKAIMPYRIIYIVLVAIGPFLPLELIFIIADIVNGCMAFPNLVGLIGLRKVVIKETEEYFATLKEEKEINTEKNLA; this is encoded by the coding sequence ATGTTATTATCAAATTTATTATCAGGAAGCACTATGGTGCAGGAAATATTCCAAAAAATCGACGATATTATATGGGGGCCGCCTTTACTAATACTTTTAGTAGGAACAGGTATCTACCTTACACTTCGTCTAAAATTATTACAAATTTTCAAATTACCATTGGCATTAAAATATGTATTTGGTAAAGATGATGAAAAGACAAATGATCAAGCTCATGGAGATGTATCTAGTTTTGGTGCTTTATGTACAGCATTATCAGCAACTATTGGTACAGGTAATATAGTTGGAGTAGCAACAGCAATAACAGCAGGAGGACCTGGTGCATTACTATGGATGTGGCTTGCAGCATTTTTTGGTATGGCAACTAAATATGCAGAAGGAGTTCTTGCAATAAAGTATAGAGAAAAAGATGAAAATGGTCAGATGGCAGGAGGACCAATGTACTACATCCAAAATGGATTAGGTATGAAATGGCTTGCTAAATTATTTGCACTCTTTGGAATTGGAGTTGCATTCTTTGGAATTGGTACATTTGGTCAAGTTAATTCAATTGCAGCAGCAGCAGCAACATTTAATGTACCATTAATAGTTACAGCAGTTATAGTTACAGCATTAGTTGCAATGGTAACTTTAGGTGGAATAAAGAGAATTTCAAAGGTTTCAGAAACTGTTGTACCATTTATGGCAGGTGCATATATTCTTGCTGCGGTAGTTGTATTAATATGCAATTATAGATCAATAATACCAGCCTTATCATTAATTATAACAAGTGCATTTAATCCAAGCGCAGTTGGTGGTGGAGTTCTAGGAATTACTGTTGGTATGGCTATTCAAAGAGGTGTAGGTAGAGGAGTATTTTCAAATGAATCAGGTCTTGGAAGTGCACCAATAGCAGCGGCTGCCGCTAAGACAAATTCAGCAGTAAGACAAGGTCTTATATCTATGACAGGTACTTTCTTTGACACAATAATAATTTGTACAATGACAGGTCTTGCAATAGTAATAACAAGTGGAGAAACAGGTATATTTACAGCTGGATCTGCGCTTGCAGGAGCACAAGTTACAACTGCAGCATTTACAAATTCTATAGGAACAGTTGGTAAATATATAGTGAATATAGGATTAGTATTCTTTGCATTTACTACAATTCTTGGATGGAATTATTATGGTGAAAGATGTACTCAGTATTTATTTGGAGTTAAAGCTATTATGCCATATAGAATAATATATATAGTGCTTGTAGCAATAGGTCCATTCCTACCATTAGAATTAATATTCATAATAGCAGATATAGTTAATGGATGTATGGCATTCCCTAACCTTGTAGGTCTTATAGGACTTAGAAAAGTTGTAATAAAGGAAACAGAAGAGTATTTTGCAACTTTAAAAGAAGAAAAGGAAATTAATACAGAAAAAAATTTAGCTTAG
- a CDS encoding DUF3955 domain-containing protein: MKKYLLNLIPFILTALCFVAYNLIGSEVLPDGTLSEPFFLIPISWFFFLIGVTWLIINIILSFIHKIKKKI, translated from the coding sequence ATGAAAAAATATTTATTAAACTTAATTCCATTTATTCTTACAGCACTATGCTTTGTTGCTTATAACTTAATAGGCTCTGAAGTCCTTCCTGACGGCACACTATCAGAACCATTTTTCCTAATTCCAATATCATGGTTCTTTTTCTTAATAGGAGTGACTTGGTTAATAATAAATATAATTTTGTCATTTATACACAAAATAAAGAAGAAAATTTAA
- a CDS encoding exonuclease domain-containing protein, which yields MDYIAIDFETANEKRSSPCSIGIVVVKNSEVVEKIHYLIKPKEMRFMPINIGIHGIRPGMVENEPEFDEIWKRIKGYFDNGFVIAHNASFDISVLRRTMELYNIEPVSFKYICTMKLSKNFYPQIENSKLNTVNRFLGYEFDHHDALADALACSNILINISKELGNEDIDEICRCVGVTIGNVNEEGYKPSSAKGRIFRKSSRVSSCNNSNSLGNLNYDVFKGDTVVFTGRLSSMTRDEAIRLVRRLGGACGSSVTKKTTILVSNIKDIHELKRNEMSTKMRKAVDLKLMGQKIDFIDENEFIKKSFM from the coding sequence ATGGATTATATAGCTATAGATTTTGAAACTGCAAATGAAAAAAGGAGCAGCCCTTGTTCTATAGGTATTGTAGTTGTCAAAAATAGTGAAGTTGTTGAAAAGATACATTATCTAATAAAACCTAAAGAAATGAGATTTATGCCTATAAATATAGGCATACACGGTATACGACCTGGAATGGTAGAAAATGAACCAGAATTTGATGAAATATGGAAAAGGATTAAAGGATACTTTGATAATGGATTTGTGATTGCACACAATGCATCATTTGATATATCTGTATTAAGAAGAACTATGGAATTATATAATATAGAACCAGTATCTTTTAAGTATATATGTACAATGAAGCTTTCAAAGAATTTTTATCCTCAAATAGAAAATTCTAAATTAAATACTGTAAATAGATTCTTAGGATATGAATTTGATCATCATGATGCTTTAGCTGATGCACTTGCATGTAGTAATATCCTTATTAATATTTCAAAAGAGCTTGGGAATGAGGATATAGATGAAATATGTAGGTGTGTTGGAGTAACTATTGGAAATGTTAATGAAGAAGGATATAAACCATCATCAGCAAAAGGAAGAATTTTCAGAAAATCGTCTAGAGTATCTTCATGCAATAATTCAAATTCATTAGGAAATCTAAATTATGATGTATTTAAGGGTGATACTGTTGTATTTACAGGTAGATTATCATCTATGACACGAGATGAAGCTATAAGACTTGTAAGAAGACTTGGTGGCGCATGTGGGAGCTCTGTAACTAAAAAAACTACCATATTAGTTTCTAATATTAAGGATATACATGAGTTAAAAAGAAATGAAATGAGTACTAAGATGAGAAAAGCGGTAGATCTTAAATTAATGGGACAAAAAATAGATTTCATTGATGAAAATGAGTTTATAAAAAAATCATTTATGTAA
- a CDS encoding metal-sensing transcriptional repressor, with protein sequence MRQCMDSENLHRRLKKIIGQVQAIDRMIDNDVPCEDVLSQINAAKSALHKAGQVVLEGHIKHCVRDGIEHGDADKTIDSFTKAVERFANMS encoded by the coding sequence ATGAGACAATGTATGGATTCTGAAAATCTTCATAGAAGATTAAAGAAAATAATTGGTCAGGTACAAGCAATTGATAGAATGATAGATAATGATGTTCCGTGTGAAGATGTTTTGTCACAAATTAATGCAGCTAAATCAGCTCTTCATAAGGCAGGGCAAGTTGTATTAGAAGGACATATTAAACATTGCGTACGTGATGGAATAGAACATGGTGATGCTGATAAAACTATTGATAGTTTCACTAAAGCTGTTGAACGTTTTGCAAATATGAGTTAA